A part of Marinobacter psychrophilus genomic DNA contains:
- a CDS encoding DUF411 domain-containing protein, producing MKQHTLAMLLGASLSFGSALANAESEHNIHVYKSPTCGCCTDWVKHLEDNGFEVEVSEVDNVTPVKIEAGLTPALSSCHTAFINDYVIEGHVPAGDIKRLLSQAPQARGLSVPGMPAGSPGMEMGDRKDPYQVLLFNANGQTRVFAEHN from the coding sequence ATGAAGCAACATACTCTAGCCATGTTACTGGGCGCTAGCCTGAGCTTTGGCTCGGCCCTGGCAAACGCCGAATCTGAGCACAACATTCACGTCTACAAATCGCCCACCTGTGGCTGCTGCACCGACTGGGTCAAACACCTGGAGGACAACGGTTTTGAGGTGGAAGTCAGCGAAGTCGACAATGTCACGCCGGTGAAAATTGAAGCCGGCCTGACACCGGCCCTGTCCAGTTGCCACACCGCGTTTATCAACGATTACGTGATTGAAGGCCACGTGCCGGCAGGCGACATCAAACGCCTGTTAAGCCAAGCGCCCCAAGCCCGTGGCTTGAGCGTGCCGGGCATGCCTGCAGGTTCACCAGGAATGGAAATGGGCGACCGCAAAGATCCGTACCAAGTGCTGTTATTCAACGCCAACGGCCAGACCCGGGTGTTTGCCGAACACAACTGA